The following DNA comes from Chrysiogenes arsenatis DSM 11915.
GGAACACTGCCTGCGCGACACCTTCCGCTGGGTGCAGGAACTCGGCCTGAAGCCGCAGGACATCGTGTTTGAAGTGGTGGAAACCGAGCAAGTGCAAGATGTGGAACACCTGAAAAACGTGCTGGCACATTATAAGGAACACGGCTATTCCGTCGCGCTGGACGACTTTGGCAGCGGGTATTCGTCGCTCCGACTGCTGGCCGCACTGCAACCTGATTATGTGAAAATCGATATGGATATCGTGCGCGATATTCATTGCAACTCACTAAAGCAAGCCATCCTCAAAGCTGTCATGCAAATGACCACCGACCAAGGCATTACCGTACTTGCCGAAGGGATAGAAACCGAAGAAGAACACGCCTACTGCGTGGCGCAGGGCGTTGATCTGGCGCAGGGGTATTTCTACGCCAAACCTTCTGCCGTGCCGCTGAAGCGGGTGTAAGGGGAGCCAGAGATAGTGACAAGAGCTGATTGACGATGCGCTGCGCGTTGCGTCAGCTTTATAAACGGGAGATTATCGACAAAGAAGGCGACCGCTGGTTTATCCCAGACAGAACGTTAGAGTTGTGGGCGAAAAGGGTAGCGATTTGATAGCAATTTTTTCACGGCTTTCACGGCAACACCTACAGGAGTCCCCATGCCCGACCACATCATTGATACATGGCAGATGACTTCAACCGTCTCGACGCTGACGGTATGGCCGGATGGTTGCCGCGACATCATTGTGTGCTTTACCCCGGATGGCAGGCAGCAGATTGTTTGCACTGGCATAGATGCCGGTGTCAGGCCGGTGCAATGCCTGCCAGGGACGCGTTATTATGGCATCCGGCTGGCTCCGGGAACTAATCTGCGACACGAGCTTTCCGCGAGTCATGGCAGATGGCGTGATATCACTATCAACCAGCACGATGCGCAATACGGAGCCTGGGCGCGTGAAATCGCCCGCACTCCCGAGCGCGCTTCGGTATTGCTGCAGGAGTTTGCTTGGCGCTGGACGCGCAAACCCGCGCTATGGGTGGATGAATATTTGCAACAGGTTAGCACAAATAATATTCCCGCCACATCCCGCGAGCGCACGAGGCGGCGACAGATATTGATGGAAACCGGAGCAAACACGACCTACTGGCGCACGCTGGCACGGGCGCGGCGCTGTGCGTGTACCCTTGCTGGGCAACGCGTTTTGCTGGCGGATGTTGCGCTGGAATGCGGGTACAGCGATCAGGCACATATGAGCCGTGCTATGCGGCGCTGGTTCGGCTGCACTCCAAGCGAATTGCAGCGCGAACCTCTCCTTGCACAGCGTCATCTTACTGCGCCGGATGCGTTTATCCGGTAAAATACTGCTGAAACTCCGGCGCAGGCGGGATGGGTTCGTAGCAGTACACCACAACCTGACTCGGGTCAATAATTCCAAAACCGCGATCTCCCCACGGGTGATCTTCCAGCGGAATCACGGGGGTCAACCCGGCGGCACAACACTTTTGATGCCAAGCATCCACCCCATCCACACGGATATTCAAAAACACACCACCACTACACACGGCCATTCCGTCGCGCGGTGCCATCAGGCAGATTTCGGGCGCTGGTTCGCTGCTACCAAGGCGCAAGACGGCATACCACCCACAATCAAAGTGGATGTGGGCGTCAAAATGGTTCAGGTAAAAAGCGCGGGCGGCCTCAATGTCGGCAGTAACAATGGTAGGACTGGCAGAAAGAATATTCATCGTGATCCTCCGAAAGAGTTTTGCACGATGCTACCGCAGGAATGTCCGGCTTGTATTGAACGTTTTGGCCATATTACGGCCAGCTTAATTTGCCACCATAATACGCCACGACAAACACCACGGGAACTTGCAGGAAAAAGAGGAAGTGATAAACCCACGCCAAAGTATCCGCATTGTAAGCCACTTCCGGCACAAAAACCCGAATGGCCACCGTTGCGATTCCGCTCGCAAGCAAAATCATTGAACCCCAGAACTTGATGATAAAAATAACGGTCCAA
Coding sequences within:
- a CDS encoding helix-turn-helix domain-containing protein; translated protein: MPDHIIDTWQMTSTVSTLTVWPDGCRDIIVCFTPDGRQQIVCTGIDAGVRPVQCLPGTRYYGIRLAPGTNLRHELSASHGRWRDITINQHDAQYGAWAREIARTPERASVLLQEFAWRWTRKPALWVDEYLQQVSTNNIPATSRERTRRRQILMETGANTTYWRTLARARRCACTLAGQRVLLADVALECGYSDQAHMSRAMRRWFGCTPSELQREPLLAQRHLTAPDAFIR
- a CDS encoding VOC family protein — its product is MNILSASPTIVTADIEAARAFYLNHFDAHIHFDCGWYAVLRLGSSEPAPEICLMAPRDGMAVCSGGVFLNIRVDGVDAWHQKCCAAGLTPVIPLEDHPWGDRGFGIIDPSQVVVYCYEPIPPAPEFQQYFTG